CCACGACAAGCACATCGAGCTGATCGTGCGCCAGATGCTGCGGCGGGTCCTCGTCGCCGAGCAGGGCGACAGCCCCTTCCTCCCCGGCGAGCGGGTCGATTCGCGCACCTATGCGGAAGTGAACCGTCGTCTGGTCACCGAGGGCAAGCGTCCTGCGGAGGGCCGGCCCGAGCTGATGGGGATCACCAAGGCCTCCCTCGCCACCGACAGCTGGCTATCGGCGGCCTCCTTCCAAGAGACGACCAGGGTTCTGACCGAAGCCGCCATCGAAGGCAAGTCGGATCAGCTGTTCGGGCTGAAGGAGAACATCATCATCGGCAAGCTGATCCCCGCCGGGACCGGCATGACGCGGTACCGGAACCTCGTCGTCGACGCACCCGAGGCGGAACGGATGACATTCTGGACCTCAGGGGACGACGAGGCCGGGACCGAGGATCTCGCGGCGTGGCTCGCGTCGATCGGCTCCGAGGGGACCGACGGAACGGACGAGTGGGGCGGCAACGGTGACGGAGCGGCTTCAGTCGGGTACGACGGCGCCTTCGGGGACTCCGGGGAGGAAAGCGCCTCCTAGCGCTGGTTTTCCAGCATTCGGCGGCGCTGTTTCGGGTCGCCTCAGTTCGTTGGCGCCGGCGTGTGATCGTGCACGCCGGCGTCACGCCCATTCCTGCTAAGCGGCAGGATGCTCCCCGGCGATCAGGTACCCGGTGCCTCCAGGCGCCGGAACCAGGCCGAAATAGCGGTTCGTTCCGCCCGAGCCGCCGCGGGATCCGTAGTAGCCGGCGTCTCCGAAGGTGAAGATGCCTCCGTCGGCGGCGGCGAGCCAGTAGCCGTGGCCGTCTGGGGTGGGTGCCATCGCGACGACGGGCTGGTTGAGTCGTGTGGCGCCGGTGGATCCGTAGTAGCCGGCGTCTCCGAAGGTGAAGATGCCTCCGTCGGCGGCGGCGAGCCAGTAGCCGTGGCCGTCTGGGGTGGGTGCCATCGCGACGACGGGCTGGTTGAGCCGCGTCCCGCCCATAGATCCGTAGTACGGCGAGGCACCGGTCGCGAAAACCCCACCGTCGGAGGCGGTGAGCCAGTAACCGGGTGCGCTTGGGTCGAGCGCAGCCCCCACGAACGGGAGGTTCGAAAGAATCGGCGTCGTCGCCGGAAGCGCTGAGCCGAACGCGTACAGGTCGCTTATCACCGGACCGGCCCACGGGTTCCGCTCGCAGATGGGCACGAACGAGTAACCACGGGCGCGAAGCGAGGCGATGATCTGTGGGAGAGCGTCGACCGTCTCCTGGCGGTTCCCGCCCCCGTCGTGCAGGTCCACCACCCCGCCAGGGAACGCAGCGCCTACAACCCGGTCGACGATCGCCTGGGTGCCCGGCATGGTCCAGTCCCGAGGGTCGATGGAGTAGCTCATCGTGGTCAGCCCTCGCTGAGCCGTCTGTTCGAGCGAGGTCCCGTTCCAGCTGTTGTAGGGAGGGCGCACGCAAGTTGGCGTGACGCCTGTCAGGAGACGAATCCGATTCTGGGTCTGGTCGATCTGGGTCGGATAACCGCTCACCGGCAGCGTCGCCAAGTCAACGTGATTCCACGTGTGGTTCTCGACCGGATACCCGGCCGCGGCCAGTTGCCTGGTGTACTGCGGGTAGCCGAGCGTGTTGACGCCTATCTCGAAGAAGGTCGCGGGAACCCGATAGCGCTGAAGCACAGAGAGAACCTCAGGGGTATAAGGCCCGGGACCATCGTCGAAGGTCAGGGCGATCACCCTGCGGCCGGCCGTGTTCTGTTCTCCGGGCGCCTGGAAGGTGTAGAAGGCGGGGCTTGGGGATACGGAGGCCGCGCCGACCGTTTCGCTTCCGAAGGCGGCCGAACTGATCGGAAGAAACGCGACCGTGCTGAAGATCGCCGACACGACGGTCGCGGATAACAACGACGCTCGCTGACGCTTCAACGTTTTGGCTGCCCCACTATTCGACCCCCTGCCTACCCGGTTCCGGCTGCGTCGACGCCGAGAGATCGGGCGTCCGTGTGCCCTTATCGTCCCACAGCGGGCCGAAAGTGAGGAGCTATTCCGTGGCGTCGGCCACGAGGAGCGCAAGGGTCGGGCACGCTGCGATCGCCCGCTTCAAGTGCGCCTCCAGGTGGGGCGGCACCGGTGAAGGGTCGATGATCGGGTAACCCCAGTCGTCGAGGCGGATCATCTCGGGGAGCAGCTCCGCGCACAGCCCGTGACCCTTGCAGCTGATCGGGTTGACGACGATTCTCTTTGGCCGCTCGCCGTCGAGGATTCTCGTGGGTGGACGTGGGGTCATATCCAGGGTCCATCCATCCGAGGCACCGGGACCGAAGGTGCTTCGGCGCGGCAGGCACCGTACCTACGGTGGTTCTCGATCTCCTCGGCGAACGTGGCCAGCGCGGAGCGGACCATGCGCGCGGTGCCGTCGGGGTGGCGACAAGCGCCCCTTCCCTCGACCATGTCGAGCCACTGCGTGAGCTGCTGTTGCCATCTCCGGCGCCGATCCCCGGCCACCAGCCCCTCGAGGGCGCCCGCGATGGCCGGAAGCCCGTTGATGCAGGGTCCGCATTGCCCGGCGCTCTGGGCGGCGAGCCACCGCGCGATCTGGGCGGTAGCCGCGAGGCCACAGGATCCCTCGGCGAGCACCACCATCGATGAGCAACCGATCGCCGCTCCCACCGATGCGAACGATGCTCGGTCGAACGTGAGGTCGGCGGCCGTCCCGGCGGGTACCCACGTCCCGGCGAACCCGCCGGCGAGGATTGCGTGGACGGAGGACGCGGCACCAGCTGAGCTGAGGATTGCTTCGACCGAGGTTCCGAAGGGCACCTCGTAAACGCCATCGCGGGTGACGTCGCCGACCACCGTTATCAGCGCGGTGCCGGGGTCGTCAGGCGTGCCCAGCGCACGAAACCATGCCGACCCGAATCTCGCAACCAGAGCCAGGTTGGCGAGCGTTTCCACGTTGTTCACCAACGTCGGACGGCCGCCGACACCACGTTCGAAGGGTCTCGGCGGGACGAACGTCGGTTTTGCATCGCCTCCGTTGAGCCAGTGCACCAGAGCCGATTCCTCACCCGTCACGTACTTTGTTGGCGCGGTCTCGAGCCGGATGCTCACATCGTCGGCCTTGATCGAGCCTCGTTCGGAGAGTGCGCGGGTCAAAACTTTGATCGATTGTGTGTCGCAGCGGTCGACACAGACGATCGCCTCTGCGGCGCCGAGCGTGTCGGCAGCGACGCTGACACCATCCAGCACCAGATGAGGGGCGCTGGCCATAAGTGTCTTGTCCTTCCGGCTGACGGGTTCGCCTTCGGTTCCGTTGGCGACGACGACGGGACGCCGACCCGCAGAGACGGTTGCCAGCTTCCGTGCGGTGGAAAACCACGCCCCACCTCGCCCTCTCAGCCCGGCTTGCTCGGCTTCGGCGACCAACAGTGGGCCTCCGGCGGGCATCTGTCCCCACGTTCGGAAATGACCGTGGAAGCTGGGATCCTCCTTCGTGGCCAGAAGGCGCGGCGTTACCAGCGGGTCGGAGTGCATCGGGGGGATGTCTGCTTTGGTGCGTGACCGTGAGGCTGAGCCAGATTCGTGGCGGGATTGTGGAGTGATCACGCCGACCCCTGAATGTGGCCGGCGAGCGCTCGACCGCGCATGCTGGTGATCTGGATCGTGACCGTGAAGGTCTGATTGGTCCGTCCGGAAACGGTGGCGACGATCGTGTCGCCGCTCAGGTTGGTAACCCGGCCGGTGTACTCGTTCTGAGCCCCTTGCGGTCCGAGAGTGACCCGGCCGGACGTGAGCCGGACCCCGCCGCCGTCCACCGGGGACCCGTCGAGGGTGACATCGAACGCTCCTCCGCTGAACTGTCCCGACAGGACTAGCGTCACGGGACCTCCGCTCTGACTGCCGGACTCGTTCTGGCTGCCCTGGAAGTCCGACGAGAACGGAATCGACAGCGCAGAAGGAGAGGTCTGGCCGGACGACCCGGTCGACGAGGACGACGCGGCGATCGCGCCGAGCAGCGCAGTAGGCGTGCCCGCCTTCTTTGCCCAGCCGGGCTTGAGAGGCCCGGTCACCGTCCAAACCCCTATTGCGAGCGGCAGTGCGAAGGATCCTAACGCTGCTACCGCGCGCCTGCCGGCGTTCGAAGGCGACCACCCCTCTGCGAGGCGCCACCACACGGCGCCGATGACCGCGGCAACGCACACGGCGTTGAGCGCGATAACCCAACCGAGTCTGGTGTCGGTGCCGGTTCCGAGCCCGTGAAGCGCCGCAACTGGCCAGCAGAGGTAGGCAGCCCAATGAAGGAGTCTCCAGAGCCGAGGCCCGAGCCTTTCGCGTACGAGTGATGTGATGACCAAGGCGACGAGGAGGTCCAAGGACAGGGCTCCGAGCCCCAGCCAGAGGGGGCGGTACGTGCCGACGAAAGGAATGAAGACGTCCGCAACGGAGATCGATACATACGTGTCGAGCACCGCGGTCACCACGTGGATCACCAAGAACAGGACAGCGAGAAGCGAGATGTTCTTGTGCAGAGCGGATATCACGAACCTCGGCAGGCCGGGCCGCGCGTATCGGACTACTTGGGTAATGCCCATGACGACAGTCGCGGTCAGCAGCACCAGGTCGACCAACCCGAAGCCTCGGGTCATGTACCACAGCGCCTTGGCATTGGTACCCAAGGCTGCGGTTACCGCTGCTGTTGTCAGCACCGGACCTGCTCCGGAGCCATCGACTCGTTTGATGCCGGCCCGACTGAGTCGATGGGCCAACCTGCGGAGGTGGTGACGCGAGCAGAAGGAGACACGAGACGGGCCGGAAGGCGTCGCTCTTCGAGCCATTGCGGAGCCCGATCACCGAGAAGGATCGCGGCGGTGGACGCGATGTTCGCGTCGAGGCAAGTGCCCGCGGCAACGCTGACCGTTCGCCAGTGCTCTCGAGCGGGCAGACCGGTCGCCGGGTCGATGATGTGGTGCAGGGAAACCCCACCACGAATCCAGCGTCGTACCGACGTGCTGGACGTGGACAGACCGCCCTCGCGGATCGAAACGACCGGCCCGTCCGATGTGGTGGGTGGATCCGCGTGGTTGTGCGTGATCCGCATGCTCCAGCCTCCCACCGGCGCCGGGCCTCGAACCGCGATGTCTCCTCCGAGATTCACCAGAACTCCCGCACCGGTGCAGGCAGCTGCCAGCTCGGCAGCACGATCGGCGCAGAGCGCCTTTGCGGTGGCCCCAAGGTCGATCGACACTCCGGACGGCAACTGAACCGTGCGGTGCGCGGAGTCCGTGCGCACCGTCTTCCAACCGGCTACTGCGCGCGCAGTCAGGTTTAGCGCGGCGCCTTCAGGGTCAACGTCCGCGAAGTCCCGGTCGTAACCGATCAGCTCGAGAGCACTTCCGACCGTCGGGTCGACCAGTCCGTCGGTAAGCCGTGCAGCACGAAGGGCCGCGTCTATCGCCTCGAACAGCAATGCAGACACGACGACCGGCCGGCCGGTACTCGCGTTCAGCTTGCTGAGCTCGCTCTCCGGCCGGAAGCGGCTTGCTGCCAGATCGATCGCTTCCAGCTCGAGGCGCAGGACGCTCGTCGCCTTATCTGCGGCGGACGGTTCGGTGACCGCAATGGAAGCCGTGGTGCCGAGCGCAGGGAACGAGTGCACCGCCAATGAAGTGTCCGTCACCCTTCACGATCCTCCTGAGGAGGCCACGGGGGAGGAGCTCGACCGTGACGGACGGTGCGTTGGGCTGCTCAGTCCGGAGCTTGATTCAGAAGATGATGACCGTGACCCCGAGTTCGTCGACTGCGAGCCGGCCTCCGAACTACCGCCTGTCGAGCTCGACGAATGCGATGTGTGTGATGAGTGGCCGGGCAGCGCGTTGGCGACGGCTGCCGAGAGGATGCCGCCTGCTAGCAACGATCCGGCGGCCAGATACCGGGTGCTGCGGCTGATCCGCTCCAATCCGAGGTCCCGAGACGCGCTAGAAGGCATGTGATCGAGTATGAAGTCCGGCTATGAGGCTCCGCTGAGAGCCTGGCTAAGTTTCGGATAAGAAGTCCTGTGTCCCAGCTGGGAAACCCGGTTGCTCCCTTCGTGCAACTGCCGTTCGACGTGGTATTTCCCCGTCGGGCCGAGCATCAGAAACCCCAAAATGCATCCGGCCACCAGACTCGCCGCGAGGGTCCACTGACGTACTCCTGCTCCGCGGACGTCGCGCCTCGTGCTTCGGAGCCAATCCGCCGGCGCCAGCCGAGCGGTCTCCATCAGGTGCCCAAGGACATGGATTGTCATGACTCCGAACCACAGAACGAAGCTCGCTTTGTGGACGGTCAGCAGCTTGCTGCGTGCCGATGCCGGAGCGAACATCAGCGCGATACCAGAGGCGAACAGCACGACCGTCAGCACGACCACGACCGGTCCCAGAATCCGCAGGACCAGCGGCGGGGGACCCTTGCGCCGGTACGGCAGGGAGCCGCGGTAGTAGCGAACGGACCGCCAGCCAGTCGAGCCGATTTTGAGGGTCACGGGCGGCGCGAGAAGCATGCCGATGAACACGTGAGGTGTCAGCAGGCTCCGAACGCTCATCAGGGTCGCGCCCTCCGCCGCCAATAGAACCAGAAGCAGAGCGGCAGTTCCGCTGGTCAAGCGTGCGTTCGATTCGACGCCGACTTCCTCCGGGGATTCGCGTAGCCCACTGGTTGGAACGACTCGCACCGTCTTCGAACTTAGGTTCCCCGCGTGGCGCTTTCACCTCGACTCCAGGTAGTTTTGCCTTTCCTTAACGTGAGTCTTGACGGTCGTTTGAACCTTCAGGCTGAGACTGAGGCCCTTGTCTACGCCTACTCAACTCCGGGGCCGGCGCCGTCGGTTGCGACGGTTACTGCTAGTACCCCTCGCCGCTGTGATCGTGGTGGTGCTCTTCTTCGCCGCGTCGCTCATCGGGGCGCTGACCACCCCAGGTAATCAAAACTTCCAGGCCAAGTGGGCGGATTGGTTGAGGAGCCATGACGCCGCCTTTATCGCAAACCACCTCGAGTCGTACTACTACAGCCACAACGCGCCGTCGCGCGGCGGTGTTCCTCGAGGGCTGAACCCGTTGCCGGCATCGGCCGACGCTGCATCCGACCCATCTCACTCGCCGCCGACGATCGTTGTGCGCTCCCACCTCGCTGCGCCTTCGCCGGTGCCTTTGGTCGTCTCACCCGCGCTTCCTGGGGAGGGCAGCTGGCGCCCCGCGGGCCCTGACATCGGCGGAGTGCCGTCTATGTACGAGGCCCAATTCAGGGCCGACGACGTTTACACGAGCCAGATCACCTCCGCAGTGTGGATAGATACGAGCCTGCTCCGCGTCGCACTCGTTCCCGGGGCCTACGAGCCGGGCGGGACATGGGCCCAAACCCCGTACATCAACTCGGCCCAGCTTCCGTACGCGTTGGCGGCATTCAACGGAGGGTTCCGTGTCCAAGATGCGCGCGGTGGGTTCTACCTCAACGGAACCACTGAGGTCCCGCTTCGAATGGGCGCCGCGTCGATGGTGATCTACTCGGACGGTCACATCGACATCGGTACCTGGGGCAACGAGGTTTCCATGTCGCAGAATGTGGTCGCAGTCCTTCAAAACCTTGCGCTCATGGTCGACCGCGGTCGACTCGCATCGAATGCGACCTACAGCGACAACAGGGTCTGGGGATCGACTCTCGGTGCCAACACAGTCGTCGCACGTTCGGGCATCGGTGTCAGCGCCACCGGAGCTTTGATCTATGTCGCCGGCCCGGCGCTGACTGCGAAGAGCCTGGCCGAATCGCTGCAGCGGGCCGGCGCCGTTCGGGCCATGACGCTCGACATCAACCCGGAGTGGGTCACCCTCAACTTCTACAGCCATCCGAACGGCGTCGGCAGCCCACTCGTCTACGCATCGAAGCTGTATCCGAGTATGCAGCGTCCTGCCACCCGCTATCTCGGTCCGACCCGCGAGTCGCGTGACTTCTTCATGGTCTACGCGCCGTAGGCCGGATTTCTCAGTTCCGGGCGATTTATCTACGAGCGACTGCTGGCTCAGTTTGGGCTGCGACTACGGACAACGCAACGTCGAGTCCCGTCGGGTACGCCTGGCGAAGTTCGACCGACGCGCCGTTGCAGTTGGCCAGTTGCCGCACGATCGCCAAACCCAATCCGCTGTGACCTCCATTTGAAGTGGGTCCCTGCCAGAAGCGATCAAAAGCACGGTTCCGCTCATCCAGAGTCATGCCACGTCCCTCGTCCGTGACATGAACGCGAAGAGATCGCGAGCGATCCGAGTCCACCGAAACGACGATCCGAGAACCCTGCGGGCTTGCGTCGAGCGCGTTGGCTAGCAGATTGTCGAGTATCTGCTCGAGGTCCCCCGGTACAAGCGTTGCGAAAAGCGGCCCCGGACCGTTGTGGTCGAGAGCCACGTGCTTCTCGGCCGCAAGGGCACCCCATGCGTCGCAACGCTCGGCGATGACCGCCTGTATGTCGACGACTTCACGTGGCGGCTCGTCCTGGCCAGCTCTGCTGATGGTCAAAAGGCCGTCGACGATCCGGGAGAGCCTTTGGACCTCACGTCCGGCAGCCGCGATCTCATCCGTAGTACCTGATGTGGCACTTGCCTCGAGATTCTCGAGTCTCAGGCGCAGAGCTGTCAGCGGGGAGCGCAGCTGATGGGATGCGTCTGCCACAAACCGAGCCTGACTTTCGACCAGCTCCGTGAGTCGCGACGCCATGTGATTGAACTGTTGGGCTAGGGAGCGGATCTGCGGCGGTCCATCGTTCTCGCGTGCACGGGCATTCAAATCCCCTCCCCCGAGCCCGGCAACTACCGATTCCAAGCGGCTGAGGGGGCGGGACAGAGATCTGGCAAGAACCACGCCGACGACGGCAGTCAATACGAGCACAGCCGCGGCGAATCCGCCGAGAGCAATCCAGATGTCGTGAATCCGCTGCTCTGTGACGGACGCTGGAATAGCCAACAGGACAACGCCCGCGGGACGCCGGTCGAGGAGCACCGGCGTCACAGCAGCGGCCCATGGTTTCCCCTCGTCTTCGGTGAACGCGCTTGCCGAGACCCCGTACAGAGCTGTCACTACCAGTTGGTGAAAGTCGGTGACGACGTCGTTGTCCTTATCTGAACTCGAACTTGCCAATATGTTGCCCGCGGGGCCGATGATCTCCACCTCGCCCCCCGTGCTGGACTTGTAGGTGGTTGCAAGGTTCGACAGCTGGGCGGCCTCGGTATGCTCGAGCCCCTCTGTAGCCAGCCCCGCCAGGCCGGCCGCTTCCCTCGAGGCTTGGCTGGCGCTTATTCCTCTCTCGTGACGCTGGGCCAGTAACCCGAGGGGTACTTCGAGCACGACGAGAATGAGAATCGCCAGCCCTAGGTATGAAAGCAGGAGGCGCCTGGTCACTTGCTTCCATTCGACATCGTGTCGCCAAGACGGAGCCCCACGCGGCGCACGGTCTCTACCCACTCGGGGTGGCCGAGCTTCTTCCGCAGGGATGCAACGTGCACATCGACGGTCTTGGTTGGGCCGTACCAGTGCGGGTCCCACACCTCTTCGAGGATGGTCTGCCGGTTGACCACAGCTCCCGGGTCCTCGGCCAGAAGGGCGAGCAGATCGAACTCCTTCGGCGTGAGGATCACCTCGTCCCCCGACACAAACACTCGACGGGTTCTCCGATCGACCTTGAGCTCGCCGAGCACCTGCACCTGTTCGGTCGAAGGCAGCTCGCCTATGCGGCGCATCACCGCCCGGATTCGCGCTACCAATTCTCGAAAGCCGAACGGCTTGACGATGTAGTCATCCGCCCCTAGTTCGAGGCCTACTACACGGTCCACCTCGGCGCCCCGCGCAGTAACCACGATGATCGGAACCGACGAGCGCGCTCTGAGCTGCTGGCACACCGAGTAACCGTCGATGTCCGGCAGCCCGAGATCGAGAACGACGAGGTCAGGGGTCGCAGCCGAGAGTGCGGCTGCGCCGGTCGATACCCACTCGGTGACGAACCCTTCCCTGGTGAGACCCGCGACTAGAGGCTCGGCTATCCCGTCATCGTCCTCGGCAACCAGGATGCGCACCTCTCAAGGATGCATCTGTTCCCCGGTAACCTGTTGTCGCCAGCCCCGATCAACCCGTCAACCCGTTCGACGACGACCGGGCTGCGTTCCCCCCGATATGACCGTTCCCGCCATCCCCGCCGAATATCTCGCGCCGTCCGTTGAGGCGGCGCGCCGGCGGACCTTCGCGATCATCAGCCACCCCGACGCGGGCAAGACCACGCTCACCGAGAAGTTCCTTCTGTACGCCGGTGCGGTCCAAGAGGCCGGGGCGGTCCGGGCGAGAGCAGGACGCCGCCGCGCGACATCCGATTGGATGGCTATGGAAAAGGAGCGGGGAATATCGATCAGCTCCACGGTCCTTCAATTCCCCTACCGCGATTGCACGGTGAACCTGCTCGACACTCCGGGCCACCGTGACTTCTCCGAGGACACCTACCGGGTCCTTACCGCGGCTGACGCAGCCGTCATGGTCCTCGACGTCGCGAAGGGGATCGAGCCGCAGACGCTCAAGCTGTTCGAGGTGTGCCACGCGAGGCGATTGCCCGTACTGACATTCATCAACAAGTGCGACCGCCCCGGTCGGGCTCCACTCGAACTGCTCGATGAGATCGAGCAACAGATAGGACTGATCGCCACCCCGGTGACATGGCCGGTAGGAGATCCGGGGGTCTTCCACGGCGTGGTCGACCGACGGACCGGGTCGTTCGTGGGTTTCTCCAAGGCGCGCGGCGGGGCGGAGATCGCCGGCGAGTTCGAGCTTGCCGCGGATGAAGCCGAGGCGGCTTACGGCTCCGAATGGGAGAGAGCGGCGGAGGAATGCAGCCTCCTCGACGAGGTCGGCGCGGTGATGGACCGCGAATCGTTTCTGGCCGGGCTCAGCAGTCCTCTGTTCGTCGGTTCGGCGTTGACCAACTTTGGAGTGCGACACCTACTCGACGCGCTCATCGACCTTGCGCCGTCACCATCACCGGCGCTCGACGCCGACGGCGAGGAACTCGAACTGGATCGCCCGTTCGCCGGTTTCGTGTTCAAGGTTCAGGCAAACATGAACCCAGCCCACCGAGACCACGTCGCATTCGTACGCGTCTGCTCCGGTCATTTCGAGCGCGGAATGACTCTTGTTCACGGCCCGACCGGTCGGCCGTTCGCCACCAAGTACGCGACATCCGTGTTCGGATCGGATCGAGACACGATCGATCAGGCCTGGCCCGGAGATGTGATCGGATTGGTCAACGCGTCGGGGCTGAGGGTCGGCGACTCCTTGTACGCGAGCGAGAACGGTTTCGGCGGACCGGTCGTTTTCCCGCCGATCCCCGCCTTCCCGCCCGAGTTGATCGCAAGCGCGCACCCGCGCGACCTTTCGCGATCGAAGCAGTTCAAGAGGGGATTGGAGCAGCTCGAGCAGGAAGGCGTGGTTCAGATCCTGCGGCGCTCGCCCGACGATCCCACCCCCGTACTCGCGGCGGTCGGCGCGATGCAGTTCGAGGTGCTGGCCCACCGGATGGAGCACGAGTTCGGAGCGTCGATCGAGCTGTCCGGTCCTTACGAGAGGACGGTACGGAGGACCGATCAGGTGACCGCCTCCAACCTGCGCCCGCTTCCGGGAGTCGAGGTCCTGCATCGCCGAGACGGTGTTCTGCTGGCCGTGTTCGAAAGCCCCTATTGGCTTGCGCGGGTGCAGTCGGACCATCCCGACTGGGTCCTGGAGCAGATCTTCACCACGTAAGGTCCGGCCGTTAGTCCCGGCTTATTCCGGTGCGCCCCGGTGGCGTTCGCCATTTTTCCGGTACATCCGGGATCGCCGGTGCAATTGCGACCTCAGGCTTCAAATTTGCACCACCTCAAAAACGACATGTCCCACAAAAGTCCAGTGAAGGAATCGCTGCAAGCCCGCGCTCCTTAGGGCGAGGAGCGCTTAGCCGCTTAGTTCCACGCGAGGGCGTTTCCGCACCGCTGCGATCATGGCCGCGAGAAGTGCGGCGCCGGCGAGCAACCACGCCGCATTCCTGTAGCCGTCCCGGGCGGCTGCCTCAGAAGCGGCTCCTGATCCCGCGCCGGCGGTATAGGCAAGGCTCGCGAGGGCAAGTCCGAGGGATGTGCCGAGGCCTCGCGTCATGTTCAGAACACCCGACGCGACGCCGCGCTGGTCCTTGGGCACAGCCCCCATGATCGCCGCGTTGTTCGGGGGAGTGAAAGAACCGATCCCGAGCCCGGCGATGGCGAAGAGCGGCAGCATCAGCGCGAGCGACCCGTAGGAGAGGGCGGTCCCGGCCAGGGCGGCTGACGCGACGAGCATCCCGGCGACGGTGAGCGGGCGGGCTCCTACCTCGTCCGACAAGCGTCCGGCAAGCGGCGCGGCGACGCCCACCCCGAGAGGGAGGAGGAACAATTCGATCCCCGCGTGACCCGTCGTCTGACGGTGACCGACCTCCAGCAGGAACGGCGCAACAGTGAGGGTGCCGAACAGGACCAGGTATGACAAAAGCCCGCTGGCGATGCCGGCGCCAAAGGCGGGTTTTCGTAACAGGGACAGGTCGAGCATCGGGCTCTGCGTATGTCGCTCCCTCGCTCCGAAGCCCGCCAGGAGAACCATTGCTGCCAAGAACCCCGACACGATGATTCCTGACGACCAGCCGTAGCGGTCTCCGAACGAGATGGACAGGAGCAGCGCGCATATTCCCGGTACGAACAGGCCGAGGCCGACCCAATCGAAACGTGCCCTGGAGGCGAGGTCGCGACTGCGCGGGACGAATAGCCAAGCGAGCAAGGTCGCTGCCAAGCCCACCGGGACGTTGACCAGGAAGACCAACCTCCAACCGGCCAGAGCTATGAGGAGCCCCCCGATCGCCGGGCCGAGAGCCAGCCCCAGCGCCTGCGCCGCGCCCTGGACGCCGAGGGCGCGGCCGAGCTGGTGCTTCGGGGTCGCGCTGGCGATGATCGCGACGCTGTTCGCCTGGAGCATCGCCGCCCCGAAACCCTGGATAACCCGGAAGACGATCAGAAGTTGCAGGTTGGGAGCCGCACCACAAAGCGCGGATCCGGCCACGAATACGACAAAGCCGTATATGTAGAGCAGCTTCCGCCCCGCCATGTCCGCGAACCGCCCGACCGCGGCCAGAGTGCCGACGAGC
The sequence above is a segment of the Acidimicrobiales bacterium genome. Coding sequences within it:
- a CDS encoding phosphodiester glycosidase family protein, which codes for MSTPTQLRGRRRRLRRLLLVPLAAVIVVVLFFAASLIGALTTPGNQNFQAKWADWLRSHDAAFIANHLESYYYSHNAPSRGGVPRGLNPLPASADAASDPSHSPPTIVVRSHLAAPSPVPLVVSPALPGEGSWRPAGPDIGGVPSMYEAQFRADDVYTSQITSAVWIDTSLLRVALVPGAYEPGGTWAQTPYINSAQLPYALAAFNGGFRVQDARGGFYLNGTTEVPLRMGAASMVIYSDGHIDIGTWGNEVSMSQNVVAVLQNLALMVDRGRLASNATYSDNRVWGSTLGANTVVARSGIGVSATGALIYVAGPALTAKSLAESLQRAGAVRAMTLDINPEWVTLNFYSHPNGVGSPLVYASKLYPSMQRPATRYLGPTRESRDFFMVYAP
- a CDS encoding NADH-ubiquinone oxidoreductase-F iron-sulfur binding region domain-containing protein gives rise to the protein MHSDPLVTPRLLATKEDPSFHGHFRTWGQMPAGGPLLVAEAEQAGLRGRGGAWFSTARKLATVSAGRRPVVVANGTEGEPVSRKDKTLMASAPHLVLDGVSVAADTLGAAEAIVCVDRCDTQSIKVLTRALSERGSIKADDVSIRLETAPTKYVTGEESALVHWLNGGDAKPTFVPPRPFERGVGGRPTLVNNVETLANLALVARFGSAWFRALGTPDDPGTALITVVGDVTRDGVYEVPFGTSVEAILSSAGAASSVHAILAGGFAGTWVPAGTAADLTFDRASFASVGAAIGCSSMVVLAEGSCGLAATAQIARWLAAQSAGQCGPCINGLPAIAGALEGLVAGDRRRRWQQQLTQWLDMVEGRGACRHPDGTARMVRSALATFAEEIENHRRYGACRAEAPSVPVPRMDGPWI
- a CDS encoding FAD:protein FMN transferase: MTDTSLAVHSFPALGTTASIAVTEPSAADKATSVLRLELEAIDLAASRFRPESELSKLNASTGRPVVVSALLFEAIDAALRAARLTDGLVDPTVGSALELIGYDRDFADVDPEGAALNLTARAVAGWKTVRTDSAHRTVQLPSGVSIDLGATAKALCADRAAELAAACTGAGVLVNLGGDIAVRGPAPVGGWSMRITHNHADPPTTSDGPVVSIREGGLSTSSTSVRRWIRGGVSLHHIIDPATGLPAREHWRTVSVAAGTCLDANIASTAAILLGDRAPQWLEERRLPARLVSPSARVTTSAGWPIDSVGPASNESMAPEQVRC
- a CDS encoding ferredoxin encodes the protein MTPRPPTRILDGERPKRIVVNPISCKGHGLCAELLPEMIRLDDWGYPIIDPSPVPPHLEAHLKRAIAACPTLALLVADATE
- a CDS encoding polysaccharide deacetylase family protein, which encodes MKRQRASLLSATVVSAIFSTVAFLPISSAAFGSETVGAASVSPSPAFYTFQAPGEQNTAGRRVIALTFDDGPGPYTPEVLSVLQRYRVPATFFEIGVNTLGYPQYTRQLAAAGYPVENHTWNHVDLATLPVSGYPTQIDQTQNRIRLLTGVTPTCVRPPYNSWNGTSLEQTAQRGLTTMSYSIDPRDWTMPGTQAIVDRVVGAAFPGGVVDLHDGGGNRQETVDALPQIIASLRARGYSFVPICERNPWAGPVISDLYAFGSALPATTPILSNLPFVGAALDPSAPGYWLTASDGGVFATGASPYYGSMGGTRLNQPVVAMAPTPDGHGYWLAAADGGIFTFGDAGYYGSTGATRLNQPVVAMAPTPDGHGYWLAAADGGIFTFGDAGYYGSRGGSGGTNRYFGLVPAPGGTGYLIAGEHPAA
- a CDS encoding ferric reductase-like transmembrane domain-containing protein yields the protein MLTTAAVTAALGTNAKALWYMTRGFGLVDLVLLTATVVMGITQVVRYARPGLPRFVISALHKNISLLAVLFLVIHVVTAVLDTYVSISVADVFIPFVGTYRPLWLGLGALSLDLLVALVITSLVRERLGPRLWRLLHWAAYLCWPVAALHGLGTGTDTRLGWVIALNAVCVAAVIGAVWWRLAEGWSPSNAGRRAVAALGSFALPLAIGVWTVTGPLKPGWAKKAGTPTALLGAIAASSSSTGSSGQTSPSALSIPFSSDFQGSQNESGSQSGGPVTLVLSGQFSGGAFDVTLDGSPVDGGGVRLTSGRVTLGPQGAQNEYTGRVTNLSGDTIVATVSGRTNQTFTVTIQITSMRGRALAGHIQGSA